A section of the Babesia microti strain RI chromosome I, complete genome genome encodes:
- a CDS encoding meiotic nuclear division protein 1, putative (MND1) encodes MKWLVDENMIMQNKMGSINIYWTLASEEYSMLDRKRHNLQNILTKESQNLLIEKERQTELIERVYDLSNKSDETTPKKDRKSKIPIDIEKLNHEQVSRQLDNVRLELTKYENMLSKMKIMELYSIESLKSQIELATIATQRWNDNILSVKCWFTKHVLNNN; translated from the exons ATGAAATGGCTAGTAGATGAAAACATGATAATGCAAAACAAAATGGGTTCCATCAACATCtattg GACTCTAGCTTCCGAAGAATACTCAATGCTAGATAGAAAGAGGCATAATTTGCA AAACATACTCACCAAGGaatcacaaaatttactaatCGAGAAGGAACGACAAACAGAACTAATCGAAAGGGTGTACGATTTGTCAAACAAAAGTGATGAAACAACACCAAAAAAGGATAGGAAATCCAAGATTCCTATAGATATA GAAAAACTGAACCATGAACAAGTATCACGACAATTAGACAATGTCAGATTGGAATTAactaaatatgaaaatatgCTATCCAAAATGAAGATTATGGAACTATATAGTATAGAATCACTTAAAAGCCAAATTGAATTGGCAACTATTGCCACCCAGAG ATGGAACGACAATATACTGAGTGTTAAATGCTGGTTTACCAAACATGTacttaataataattaa
- a CDS encoding Tetratricopeptide repeat protein 1 (overlaps_old_locusTagID:BBM_I01735): MVEIDNLDQDNVTNIANIDDQSHYFNSARDLSTSDDDSTDSKSESSEVNIPIVYEPQEYINKTIDELRKIGKSEFEGKNYAKAIQIYTYAINRDSLDDETKSILLSNRAASYINLGSWDDALADCNESIKLNSENVKSYVRRSAVHQEMNKWHEASNDIHKALELDPTLVDVYKSKADYLKGKSDAQLEIEKAEVISKLKDLGNTLLGKIGLSLDNFKVEQNPQTGSYNIQFKQ, translated from the exons ATGGtggaaattgataatttagatcAGGATAATGTTACAAACATTGCAAATATTGATGACCAATCACACTATTTCAACAGCGCAAGAGATTTATCCACAAGTGATGATGATTCGACAGATTCGAAAAGTGAATCTTCGGAAGTTAACATTCCAATAGTCTATGAGCCGCAggaatatataaataaaacaattgatGAACTAAGGAAAATTGGTAAATCTGAATTTGAAGGAAAAAACTATGCCAAAGCCATACAAATATACACCTATGCTATTAACCGCGATTCATTAGACGATGAAACCAAATCCATTCTCCTATCCAATAG AGCCGCTTCTTATATAAACCTTGGCTCATGGGATGATGCATTGGCTGATTGCAACGAATCCATCAAGCTTAATTCCGAAAACGTAAAG AGTTACGTCAGAAGATCTGCCGTGCATCAGGAGATGAATAAGTGGCATGAAGCATCCAATGATATACACAAAGCATTAGAGCTAGATCCAACACTCGT GGATGTATACAAATCTAAGGCAGATTATCTCAAGGGGAAAT CCGATGCGCAATTGGAGATTGAAAAGGCAGAAGTCATATCCAAATTGAAAGATTTAGGTAACACTTTGCTTGGCAAAATTGGCCTCAGCCTCGACAATTTCAAGGTTGAACAGAATCCCCAAACTGGGAGctacaatatacaatttaagCAGTGA